A stretch of the Methanofervidicoccus abyssi genome encodes the following:
- a CDS encoding dihydroorotate dehydrogenase electron transfer subunit, giving the protein MEKPVICEIKEVVVETPTVKTFILDRKFKFRPGQFAMLWLPGVDEKPFGFSSDRSFTVAKVGRFTEAMHNLREGDLIGVRGPYGTFFEPLGDRILGIAGGIGSVPVVTAMEEFSKKGFEITTILGARSKEELLFIERFRRCGKLLLCTDDGSLGYRGFTTERLEELLKEDSDFDLIISCGPELMMKKVVEIGKEYNIPVQLSLERYMKCGIGLCGQCALDEEGFCVCRDGPVFWGDKLKYISEFGRYKRDKSGSKVLI; this is encoded by the coding sequence GTGGAGAAGCCGGTGATCTGCGAGATAAAAGAGGTAGTGGTTGAAACTCCAACTGTAAAAACCTTCATCTTAGATAGGAAGTTTAAATTTAGGCCTGGACAGTTTGCCATGTTGTGGCTTCCAGGTGTAGATGAAAAACCCTTTGGATTCTCTTCTGATAGGAGTTTTACAGTTGCTAAGGTTGGTAGATTTACAGAGGCTATGCACAATCTGAGAGAAGGAGATTTAATAGGCGTTAGGGGTCCTTATGGGACATTCTTCGAACCTTTGGGAGACAGAATACTTGGAATTGCTGGGGGTATTGGATCTGTACCTGTTGTAACTGCTATGGAAGAGTTCTCAAAGAAAGGTTTTGAGATAACTACGATACTTGGAGCCCGTAGTAAAGAAGAATTACTATTTATAGAGAGGTTTAGAAGATGTGGAAAGTTACTCTTATGTACAGATGATGGAAGTCTTGGCTACCGTGGGTTTACAACGGAAAGGTTGGAAGAGTTACTGAAAGAAGATAGTGATTTCGATCTTATAATAAGCTGTGGACCAGAGTTGATGATGAAAAAAGTAGTGGAGATTGGAAAGGAATACAATATTCCTGTACAGTTGTCCCTCGAGAGGTATATGAAGTGTGGTATAGGTCTCTGTGGTCAGTGTGCTTTAGATGAAGAGGGCTTCTGTGTGTGTAGGGATGGGCCTGTGTTCTGGGGAGATAAGTTGAAGTATATAAGTGAGTTTGGAAGGTATAAGAGGGATAAAAGTGGTAGTAAAGTATTGATATAA
- the hisI gene encoding phosphoribosyl-AMP cyclohydrolase, translating to MDAERIIKELNLKFRKIDGKNLIIAITTDEKKNVLMTAFMDKEALKRTLETGYMHYYSTSRRKLWKKGEESGNIQKVKEIYRDCDGDALLFVVEQKGVACHEGYYSCFHYKVALKNRDEG from the coding sequence ATGGATGCAGAAAGAATTATAAAGGAATTAAATTTAAAATTTAGAAAAATCGATGGGAAGAACCTAATAATAGCGATAACTACCGACGAGAAAAAAAACGTATTAATGACAGCGTTTATGGATAAGGAAGCGTTGAAAAGAACCTTAGAAACAGGTTATATGCACTACTACTCTACAAGTAGAAGAAAACTCTGGAAGAAGGGCGAAGAGAGTGGGAATATACAGAAGGTAAAGGAAATCTACAGAGACTGTGATGGGGATGCACTTCTCTTTGTCGTTGAGCAGAAAGGGGTTGCATGTCATGAAGGATATTACTCCTGTTTTCACTATAAGGTAGCTCTGAAAAATAGAGATGAGGGATAA
- a CDS encoding YqhA family protein: MKKKNILEVIFEGTLWKCRLIAILAVIFGMVGSISLFLVASYDMVIITERVYMFFFEGYHPLNFHELLIEKIIGAVHLYLVAVVMLIFSFGIYELFISEIDDKEESGRSRILAIYSLDELKDKLGKVVIMVLIIGFFKRVMNIDYSNPMEMVYLAGSILMLALALYFMHKPLLKEKIKKY, from the coding sequence ATGAAAAAGAAGAATATTTTAGAGGTTATTTTTGAAGGAACTCTATGGAAATGTAGGCTGATCGCTATCTTAGCTGTTATATTTGGAATGGTTGGAAGTATCTCCCTCTTTCTCGTAGCCAGTTATGATATGGTGATAATCACTGAAAGAGTATATATGTTCTTTTTTGAAGGTTATCATCCTCTAAATTTTCATGAATTGTTAATTGAAAAGATCATAGGTGCAGTGCATCTCTATCTAGTTGCAGTGGTTATGTTGATATTCTCCTTTGGTATCTACGAACTTTTTATCAGTGAGATAGACGATAAGGAGGAGAGTGGTAGAAGTAGGATCTTAGCAATTTACAGTTTAGATGAGCTTAAGGACAAACTTGGAAAAGTTGTGATAATGGTTTTAATTATTGGATTTTTTAAAAGGGTGATGAATATAGATTATTCCAATCCAATGGAGATGGTATATCTCGCAGGAAGTATATTGATGCTTGCACTAGCACTTTACTTTATGCATAAACCACTACTAAAAGAGAAGATAAAAAAATATTAA
- a CDS encoding glycosyltransferase family 4 protein encodes MAINLIIFPGYYVPHIGGLETHVDEFVKYLSEYKEFNIYIFAPNIPKYKEFEVRHNNVKVYRYPAFEVIPNYPVPNILSIKFWKMFFSLYKINFHVVMTRTRFFSNTLLGFLFAKFRLSKIKLVHVEHGSAFVNVSNRFTNKIAYMYDKTIGKLIFRGSDCVIAISKSVKKFILENFLENLDIPVIYRGIEIDYIDSIPEDREIKDKFKDKIKLCFVGRLYRWKGVDNLIEGYKLLPKEIRDKTVLIIVGYGEDLEYLKELSGGYLNTGIYFTGKKDFEEAIGIIKSCDIYVHPSYRGGGLSTSLLQAMCCRKPVVGSPYEGGDEVIVNKKTGILLKDNSPEEICRGIMEFINDRELRVHCGREAKKFVEENFNWKVSVERYKKILRELSER; translated from the coding sequence ATGGCCATCAACCTTATAATCTTTCCAGGATACTATGTACCTCATATTGGAGGATTAGAAACTCATGTTGATGAATTTGTTAAGTACCTATCTGAGTATAAAGAATTTAACATCTATATCTTCGCCCCAAATATTCCAAAGTATAAAGAATTTGAAGTTAGACACAACAACGTTAAGGTGTATAGGTATCCTGCCTTTGAGGTTATTCCAAATTATCCTGTTCCCAATATATTAAGCATCAAGTTTTGGAAAATGTTTTTCAGTCTATATAAAATAAATTTTCATGTTGTAATGACAAGAACAAGATTCTTCTCAAATACACTGTTAGGTTTTCTCTTTGCAAAATTTAGACTGTCCAAGATAAAACTTGTACATGTGGAGCATGGCAGTGCCTTTGTTAATGTGAGTAATAGGTTTACTAACAAGATAGCCTATATGTATGATAAAACGATAGGAAAATTGATATTTAGAGGATCTGATTGTGTGATAGCTATATCAAAATCTGTCAAAAAATTTATCTTGGAGAATTTTTTAGAAAATCTTGATATTCCTGTAATATATCGAGGTATAGAGATAGATTATATAGACAGCATACCTGAAGATAGAGAGATAAAGGATAAATTTAAAGATAAGATAAAACTATGTTTTGTTGGAAGGTTGTATAGATGGAAGGGAGTGGATAATTTAATTGAAGGATACAAACTTCTTCCTAAAGAGATAAGGGATAAAACTGTGTTAATAATAGTTGGATACGGGGAAGATTTAGAGTATCTTAAAGAGTTATCTGGGGGGTATCTCAATACGGGGATATACTTTACTGGAAAGAAGGATTTTGAGGAGGCTATAGGGATAATTAAAAGTTGTGATATATATGTTCATCCATCATATAGAGGTGGGGGTCTTTCTACATCTTTACTTCAGGCTATGTGTTGTAGAAAACCTGTTGTAGGTAGTCCCTATGAGGGGGGAGATGAAGTAATAGTGAACAAAAAAACTGGAATACTTCTAAAGGATAACAGTCCAGAGGAGATATGCAGGGGCATAATGGAATTTATTAATGACAGGGAGTTGAGGGTTCACTGTGGTAGGGAGGCTAAGAAGTTCGTAGAAGAAAACTTTAATTGGAAGGTGTCAGTGGAAAGATACAAGAAGATTCTAAGGGAGTTAAGTGAGAGATAG
- a CDS encoding class III signal peptide-containing protein, whose translation MRMYKIRGQISLELILLMLAVLLGTVIVGGIIVPNNLFNITSVEDTKEILFRGFVEGGGVSVSFSGNDNFSNNGTTEASNAGNNESNNEYGTNIITNGSIAGSLELTLMGNSISYITSDVIPGGESISGDIDITIPGKKIKKFNVNETKKFNVNGYVTGKIKVNGNGELQLGNLSEIDTLTLDMNGNANITLDILKVYHLYTGVIKGNVDLTLSGTNIVTMDVKRINGNGVLILNNVSIETLKVEEMESNSKLIINNSIIDDFEKGIIKGEIIYINSSVNGIWYS comes from the coding sequence ATGAGGATGTATAAAATTAGAGGACAAATATCTTTAGAATTAATATTACTGATGCTTGCAGTATTATTAGGTACTGTTATAGTAGGAGGAATTATTGTACCTAATAATTTATTTAATATAACAAGTGTAGAAGATACTAAAGAGATATTATTTAGAGGATTTGTGGAAGGAGGAGGGGTTTCTGTATCTTTTAGTGGTAATGATAACTTTTCAAACAATGGCACTACAGAAGCCTCTAATGCTGGAAATAACGAAAGTAACAACGAGTATGGAACTAATATTATTACTAACGGAAGTATAGCTGGAAGTCTAGAATTAACATTGATGGGTAACAGTATTTCATATATAACTTCGGATGTAATTCCAGGGGGAGAATCAATAAGTGGAGATATAGATATCACTATTCCTGGTAAAAAAATAAAGAAATTCAATGTAAATGAAACAAAGAAATTCAATGTAAATGGATACGTGACTGGAAAAATAAAAGTAAATGGAAATGGTGAATTACAGCTAGGAAACTTATCAGAAATTGATACCTTAACACTGGATATGAATGGAAACGCTAACATTACGTTGGATATTCTAAAAGTATACCATCTATATACAGGTGTTATTAAAGGTAATGTGGATCTTACACTATCCGGTACCAATATAGTTACCATGGATGTTAAGAGGATCAATGGAAATGGAGTATTAATTCTAAATAACGTATCTATTGAAACATTGAAAGTTGAAGAAATGGAGAGTAACTCAAAGTTAATAATCAATAACTCCATTATAGATGACTTTGAAAAAGGAATTATAAAGGGAGAAATAATATATATAAATTCCTCAGTAAATGGAATATGGTATTCCTAA